Genomic segment of Sander vitreus isolate 19-12246 chromosome 17, sanVit1, whole genome shotgun sequence:
CTCTGGACTACCCACAATCACCCGGCCTTTCCTCAGGTGCTCAGGCGTTCCCATGCCTGCCAGCTTGGCCTCAGGACTCCCACAGCCTGACCCCTGCCCCACGGTAACCGACCGGTGTCTCTGACTCAGCTCTGGGCTGGACTTGGCAGTGCCCTTCCCACAGCCTGCTGACGCCTGCCCGGACATCAATAGCTGTTTGTGGGCTACTAGGTCAGAGCTGCAGGGTTTAGGGTGGTAGTCACATGGCAGCCTGGTGGGCGACTTGCTGTGTTTCTCCGGGCTGTGTCCCCGAAGGCCACGGGGTTCCACGTTGGTGAGGGACCCCCCGCGGGGGCGGCAGGACTGGGGGAAAGTGTGGTACTCTGGGGTGGAGCTGTGCCTCCTGCCTGTTGATTGGCACACATCGGCAGGTTTCTGGGCGTGCTCAGAGGAGACACCTCTGGATCCAGGGCTGGCGTTGGAGCCCACGAGAGGGGGTTTGAGGTGGGGGTTGTCTGGGCTATCAGTACTCCCCGCGCTGGAGGTGCTGCTCCCATCGCCGACGTCCCGCAGCAGGCCAGGTGCTGGGACACTTCCACCTAGCTGGGACAAGCTGCTTTGACTGTCAATGGAGCTCCTACGGCCGGGGCCTCCATGCCCGCCCACACCTCCACCGCGTCCCACTCCCCCTCCTCCAGCCACGGCCGCggccctctcctcctccagcatGAGGCACACCTCCTTGAGCTCCAGGTTTTCCCGCATGACGTCCAGCTGCCGTTGCTCCAGCTCCTTCAGCTTCTGCAGGTAGATAGCCACCTCCTTCCTCATCAGGCCCGCGCTGTAGCGGCCCAGACGCTGCCACTCCCGCGACACACGCTTCCCCTTCTGCCGGTCGTCATCCAGGAAGCAGCACAGGTCCCGCAGCTCCTGGTTGTCCTCCTGCAGTTTCTGGTTCACGTCCTGGTTtacataggcacacacacacacagacacacacacgcaggca
This window contains:
- the LOC144532780 gene encoding uncharacterized protein LOC144532780, whose product is MERGAHQPQQSKSAQSPPEDISKISDEELLKWGKEELVRRLRRAEAGNRSAIVEHGNLMREVNRRLQQHLNEIRSLKDVNQKLQEDNQELRDLCCFLDDDRQKGKRVSREWQRLGRYSAGLMRKEVAIYLQKLKELEQRQLDVMRENLELKEVCLMLEEERAAAVAGGGGVGRGGGVGGHGGPGRRSSIDSQSSLSQLGGSVPAPGLLRDVGDGSSTSSAGSTDSPDNPHLKPPLVGSNASPGSRGVSSEHAQKPADVCQSTGRRHSSTPEYHTFPQSCRPRGGSLTNVEPRGLRGHSPEKHSKSPTRLPCDYHPKPCSSDLVAHKQLLMSGQASAGCGKGTAKSSPELSQRHRSVTVGQGSGCGSPEAKLAGMGTPEHLRKGRVIVGSPESIRHHHHYQHSTGLEHGKGTYSSGSPGRDGVQRRAAGEELAPHHQSLYNALISAGCCTNSCRSVKLWDSCPVLVGKCVTAHMEESGQMQLGRRSLEQQGVKRMDSQLQHISTNHPTVIYPGCSPLQRQFVATIHVIPSLDLPAACSPLHPALITACLSTQISSPLTLSLVSPYKHLGESGPDSLRNLRRGSVCPATRLPASSCAPTWSHSTCTIPAYSKFVQINI